The following are encoded in a window of Streptomyces sp. 11x1 genomic DNA:
- a CDS encoding TerD family protein has product MTHAMLKGSNVPVEATAVRAVLRWAPGQDAPDVDASALLLGPDGRVRSDEDFVFYNQPRHPSGKVWRLGKKRVAEGLTDTIQTDLAGVESAVGQILLVASADDASGQPVAFGRVRSLRILLYDATVADAEPLAYFDIKPETGDETALICGELYRRGGGWKFRALGEGYTNGLQGLAMDFGISVDESEAAAATADEAATTQTPAPEISAPLPPEQPPTGVPSQPAYGYPPAAPTQQSSYGYPHPQPTPATTNGPAYGYPQPTAAAPDPNFRLPPQGPQFIGR; this is encoded by the coding sequence ATGACGCACGCGATGCTGAAGGGGTCGAACGTCCCCGTAGAAGCCACGGCGGTCCGCGCCGTGCTGCGCTGGGCGCCGGGGCAGGACGCCCCGGACGTCGACGCCTCGGCGCTGCTCCTCGGCCCCGACGGCCGCGTACGGTCCGACGAGGACTTCGTCTTCTACAACCAACCACGCCACCCCTCGGGCAAGGTGTGGCGACTCGGCAAAAAGCGTGTGGCCGAGGGCCTCACCGACACCATCCAGACCGATCTGGCCGGTGTCGAGTCCGCCGTCGGCCAGATTCTCCTCGTGGCCTCCGCCGACGACGCCTCCGGGCAACCCGTCGCCTTCGGCCGCGTACGGTCCCTGCGCATTCTGCTGTACGACGCCACCGTCGCGGACGCCGAACCTCTGGCGTATTTCGACATCAAGCCGGAGACCGGCGACGAGACCGCCCTGATCTGCGGCGAGCTCTACCGCCGGGGCGGCGGCTGGAAGTTCCGCGCCCTGGGCGAGGGCTACACCAACGGCCTCCAGGGCCTCGCCATGGACTTCGGCATCTCGGTCGACGAGTCGGAGGCGGCGGCCGCGACGGCCGACGAGGCCGCCACGACCCAGACCCCGGCCCCGGAGATCTCGGCCCCGCTGCCCCCTGAGCAGCCCCCGACGGGCGTTCCGTCCCAGCCCGCGTACGGCTACCCCCCGGCGGCCCCGACCCAGCAGTCGAGCTACGGCTACCCCCACCCGCAGCCGACCCCCGCCACCACCAACGGCCCTGCCTACGGCTACCCGCAGCCCACGGCGGCGGCCCCGGACCCGAACTTCCGGCTCCCCCCGCAGGGCCCGCAGTTCATCGGCCGCTGA
- a CDS encoding HpcH/HpaI aldolase/citrate lyase family protein, translated as MRHFGHIAPEERRRLFHREPGVFDADSPARVLAAALGATLYSPATRERLADDIVKQAGRGVVSMVLCLEDSIDDAEVVGAEENLVRQFTDLTDLADRPDVELPLLFIRVRLPEQIPDLVRRFGPAVRLLSGFVFPKFTEERGVAFLEALTAAEAASGRRLFGMPVLESPELMYRETRVEALQGIAHTVDKYRDRVLALRLGVTDFCSSYALRRAPDMTAYDVQIVASVIADVVNVLGRADGTGFTVTGPVWEYFRVQERMFKPQLRTSPFLANRAGELRESLIEHALDGLLREISLDQANGLLGKTCIHPSHVLPVHALSVVSHEEYGDAQDIVRPDRHGGGVLRSASRNKMNEVKPHRAWAERVLQRAEVFGVANEDIGFVDLLAAGLPD; from the coding sequence ATGCGTCATTTCGGGCACATAGCCCCTGAGGAGCGGCGGCGTCTCTTCCACCGGGAGCCCGGCGTCTTCGACGCCGACTCCCCGGCCCGGGTGCTCGCCGCCGCGCTCGGTGCCACGCTCTACAGCCCGGCGACCCGGGAGCGGCTCGCCGACGACATCGTCAAGCAGGCCGGTCGCGGTGTGGTCTCCATGGTGCTCTGCCTGGAGGACTCCATCGACGACGCCGAGGTCGTGGGCGCCGAGGAGAACCTCGTCCGGCAGTTCACCGACCTCACCGACCTCGCCGACCGGCCGGACGTCGAGCTTCCGCTGCTCTTCATCAGGGTCCGCCTCCCCGAGCAGATACCCGACCTGGTCAGGCGGTTCGGCCCGGCCGTGCGGCTGCTGTCCGGTTTCGTGTTCCCCAAGTTCACCGAGGAACGGGGCGTGGCCTTCCTGGAGGCGCTCACCGCCGCCGAGGCCGCGAGCGGACGGCGGCTGTTCGGGATGCCGGTCCTCGAATCGCCCGAGCTGATGTACCGGGAGACGCGCGTAGAGGCGCTCCAGGGCATCGCCCACACCGTCGACAAGTACCGCGACCGCGTCCTCGCGCTGCGTCTGGGCGTCACCGACTTCTGCTCCTCCTACGCGCTGCGCCGGGCACCGGACATGACCGCGTACGACGTCCAGATCGTCGCCTCCGTGATCGCCGACGTGGTGAACGTGCTCGGCCGCGCCGACGGCACCGGGTTCACGGTGACCGGGCCGGTGTGGGAGTACTTCCGGGTCCAGGAGCGGATGTTCAAGCCGCAGCTGCGCACCAGCCCCTTCCTGGCGAACCGGGCCGGGGAACTGCGCGAGTCGCTCATCGAGCACGCGCTGGACGGTCTGCTGCGCGAGATCTCCCTCGACCAGGCCAACGGGCTGCTCGGCAAGACCTGCATCCATCCCTCGCACGTGCTGCCGGTGCACGCGCTGTCCGTGGTCAGCCACGAGGAGTACGGCGACGCCCAGGACATCGTGCGGCCCGACCGCCACGGGGGCGGTGTCCTGCGCTCGGCCTCCCGGAACAAGATGAACGAGGTCAAGCCGCACCGCGCCTGGGCGGAAAGGGTTCTGCAGCGCGCCGAGGTGTTCGGTGTCGCCAACGAGGACATCGGGTTCGTGGACCTGCTGGCCGCGGGCCTGCCCGACTGA
- a CDS encoding zinc ribbon domain-containing protein, producing the protein MPRYEYRCRTCGDTFELSRPMAESSAPADCPEGHSDTVKLLSTVAVGGSAAASAPAPRAGGGGGRCCGGGCCG; encoded by the coding sequence ATGCCTCGCTACGAGTACCGCTGCCGGACCTGCGGCGACACCTTCGAACTGAGCCGCCCGATGGCCGAGTCCTCCGCCCCCGCGGACTGCCCCGAGGGCCACTCCGACACGGTCAAACTGCTGTCGACGGTCGCCGTCGGAGGGTCGGCCGCCGCGTCCGCCCCGGCGCCCCGGGCGGGCGGTGGTGGTGGCAGGTGCTGCGGTGGCGGCTGCTGCGGTTGA
- a CDS encoding DedA family protein, with protein sequence MQAESMSGAPLWIIGLMDLLGAPGAGLAVALENLFPPIPSEVILPLAGFAASTGQMNLFAALLWTTAGSVVGALALYGVGALIGRDRTIAIAAKLPLVKVSDIEKTEAWFLKHGTKAIFFGRMIPVFRSLISVPAGVERMPLPVFTLLTTLGSAIWNTIFVLAGYFLGANWTEVTAIVSTYSKIVLGAAAIAVLAFTLARFLKKDRGSQGQGARGADTCGSAARARQATEHPRPETHSTPTP encoded by the coding sequence ATGCAAGCGGAGTCGATGAGCGGCGCGCCCCTGTGGATCATCGGTCTGATGGATCTGCTGGGGGCGCCGGGCGCGGGCCTCGCCGTGGCGCTGGAGAACCTCTTCCCACCGATCCCCAGCGAGGTCATCCTCCCCCTCGCCGGCTTCGCCGCGAGCACCGGGCAGATGAACCTCTTCGCCGCCCTGCTGTGGACCACCGCGGGCTCCGTGGTCGGCGCCCTCGCCCTCTACGGCGTCGGCGCCCTCATCGGCCGCGACCGCACGATCGCCATCGCCGCGAAGCTGCCCCTGGTCAAGGTATCGGACATCGAGAAGACGGAAGCCTGGTTCCTCAAACACGGCACCAAGGCGATCTTCTTCGGCCGGATGATCCCGGTCTTCCGCAGCCTCATCTCGGTCCCGGCCGGCGTGGAACGCATGCCCCTGCCCGTCTTCACCCTGCTGACCACTCTGGGCAGCGCCATCTGGAACACGATCTTCGTCCTGGCCGGCTACTTCCTGGGCGCCAACTGGACAGAGGTCACGGCGATCGTCTCGACGTACTCGAAGATCGTGCTGGGGGCGGCAGCCATAGCGGTTCTGGCATTCACACTGGCCCGCTTCCTGAAAAAGGACCGCGGCAGCCAGGGTCAAGGGGCGCGGGGCGCTGACACATGCGGCTCCGCCGCGCGGGCGCGACAAGCCACAGAGCACCCGCGGCCCGAAACGCACAGCACCCCCACCCCCTGA
- a CDS encoding transglycosylase domain-containing protein: protein MQLKLPPAPADETMQLRVLEPGTFDLPQEPSASGRRGRRKAPRPSVLARFTAVAGARLAPFAPFARRMRPQYPRPGRADWRRWVPSWRQSLGAAGLAVGISGMFLTVAYAATDIPEDLNTFATQQDNVYFWSDGTPMARTGWVRRQAMPLKDVPQDVRWAVLAAENASFYSDPGISVSGITRALVRTVGEGDTQGGSTITQQYVKNVYLTQDRSLGRKFDEALLALKLDNQMSKDEILEGYLNTSWFGRGTYGIQRAAQAYYAKDVSELNVSEAAVLASLLKGAGLYDPTLSKANRERAVDRWEWILDRMVDIGKLSKAERAKYTKFPEPIEQSSQYDTGKQSDYLVQLASQYAKKAANLSDQEFDRGGYQIYTTFDKDRQNELTDAVTKARKEVREDNPKQARTAHFGASSVAADGRILAVYGGPDHRRQGFNESNATTVPAGSAFLPFVYAAGLEHGVVKERGGGATPVTPQTIYDGNDGVPVTTPEGPYWDRGGDQVSARNDGKKSWGPITLHDALARSVNTPFMQLGMDTGLAKVRSTAEAAGLLSSSFGAQVPALSVGSATPSAIRMASGYSTFAALGKHTEPYSVRKVTHNGSKVTLDNPKPKRAMSGKVAAEVTSALTDAYRAAHPNSPGAASFEVAAKGGTTQDDKAAWYVGTADEVSTAVVVYRIDLAKSLEPLPLDGIAGTPNAGVPYDIWSSAMRIG from the coding sequence ATGCAGCTGAAGCTCCCGCCGGCCCCGGCGGACGAGACCATGCAGCTGCGGGTGCTGGAGCCGGGTACGTTCGACCTCCCGCAGGAGCCGTCGGCGTCGGGCAGACGCGGCAGACGCAAGGCGCCCAGGCCGTCGGTTCTGGCCAGATTCACCGCGGTCGCCGGCGCGCGACTGGCCCCGTTCGCTCCCTTCGCCCGCCGGATGCGCCCGCAGTACCCCCGTCCGGGCCGTGCCGACTGGCGTCGCTGGGTGCCGTCCTGGCGGCAGTCGCTGGGGGCCGCCGGGCTGGCCGTGGGCATCAGCGGCATGTTCCTGACCGTCGCCTACGCCGCCACGGACATACCGGAGGACCTCAACACCTTCGCCACCCAGCAGGACAACGTGTACTTCTGGTCCGACGGCACCCCCATGGCCCGTACCGGCTGGGTGCGACGGCAGGCGATGCCCCTGAAGGACGTCCCCCAGGACGTGCGCTGGGCGGTCCTCGCGGCGGAGAACGCGAGCTTCTACTCCGACCCCGGCATCTCCGTGAGCGGCATCACCCGCGCCCTGGTGCGCACCGTCGGCGAGGGCGACACCCAGGGTGGCTCGACCATCACCCAGCAGTACGTCAAGAACGTCTACCTGACCCAGGACCGCTCGCTCGGCCGCAAGTTCGACGAGGCGTTGCTCGCCCTCAAGCTCGACAACCAGATGAGCAAGGACGAGATCCTGGAGGGCTACCTCAACACCAGCTGGTTCGGCCGCGGCACCTACGGCATCCAGCGGGCCGCCCAGGCGTACTACGCCAAGGACGTCAGCGAGCTGAACGTCAGCGAGGCCGCGGTCCTCGCCTCCCTCCTCAAGGGCGCGGGCCTCTACGACCCCACCCTGAGCAAGGCCAACCGGGAACGGGCGGTCGATCGCTGGGAGTGGATCCTGGACCGGATGGTGGACATCGGCAAGCTGTCCAAGGCCGAGCGCGCCAAGTACACGAAGTTCCCCGAGCCGATCGAACAGTCGAGCCAGTACGACACCGGCAAGCAGAGCGACTACCTGGTGCAGCTGGCCTCCCAGTACGCGAAGAAGGCGGCGAACCTCAGCGATCAGGAGTTCGACCGGGGTGGCTACCAGATCTACACGACCTTCGACAAGGACCGGCAGAACGAGCTGACCGACGCCGTCACCAAGGCCCGCAAGGAAGTCCGCGAGGACAACCCGAAGCAGGCGCGGACCGCGCACTTCGGCGCCTCCTCGGTCGCCGCCGACGGCCGGATCCTCGCCGTCTACGGCGGCCCCGACCACCGCAGACAGGGATTCAACGAGTCGAACGCGACCACCGTCCCGGCCGGCTCGGCCTTCCTCCCCTTCGTCTACGCGGCGGGGCTGGAACACGGTGTCGTCAAGGAGCGCGGCGGCGGGGCTACACCTGTCACCCCGCAGACGATCTACGACGGCAACGACGGCGTGCCGGTGACCACCCCCGAGGGGCCCTACTGGGACCGGGGCGGCGACCAGGTCTCCGCCCGCAACGACGGCAAGAAGTCCTGGGGCCCGATCACCCTGCACGACGCGCTCGCCCGGTCGGTGAACACCCCGTTCATGCAGCTCGGCATGGACACCGGTCTGGCAAAGGTGCGAAGCACCGCCGAGGCGGCCGGACTGCTCTCCTCCAGCTTCGGCGCACAGGTGCCGGCGCTGTCCGTGGGCAGCGCCACACCCAGCGCGATCCGTATGGCCAGCGGCTACAGCACCTTCGCCGCGCTGGGCAAGCACACCGAGCCGTACTCCGTGCGGAAGGTGACCCACAACGGGTCCAAGGTCACCCTGGACAACCCGAAGCCGAAGCGCGCGATGAGCGGCAAGGTGGCCGCCGAGGTCACCTCGGCGCTCACCGACGCCTACCGCGCCGCCCACCCCAACTCGCCCGGTGCCGCCTCCTTCGAAGTGGCCGCCAAGGGCGGGACCACCCAGGACGACAAGGCCGCCTGGTACGTCGGAACGGCCGACGAGGTATCGACCGCCGTCGTCGTCTACCGCATCGACCTGGCCAAGAGCCTGGAGCCGCTGCCGCTCGACGGGATCGCCGGAACACCCAACGCCGGGGTCCCCTACGACATCTGGTCCAGTGCGATGAGGATCGGCTGA
- a CDS encoding HAD family hydrolase — protein sequence MPGPRVLVASDLDRTLIYSSAALALTMPDARAPRLLTVEVHESRPLSYMTETAAGLLAELGDTAVFVPTTTRTRKQYQRINLPGPEPTYAICANGGHLLVDGATDLDWHTRVTARLADECAPLAEVRDHLETTAHPAWVRKHRVAEELFVYLVVERELLPEEWVKDLAVWAENRGWTVSLQGRKLYAVPKPLTKSAAMREVARRTGVELTLAAGDSLLDEDLLLAADRAWRPGHGELAEAGFLGPGVSALPERGVLAGERILREFLRACRER from the coding sequence ATGCCGGGCCCCAGGGTTCTCGTCGCGAGCGATCTCGACCGTACGCTCATCTACTCGTCCGCCGCGCTCGCGCTGACCATGCCGGACGCGCGGGCGCCCCGGCTGCTCACCGTCGAGGTTCACGAGAGCAGGCCGCTGTCGTACATGACGGAGACAGCCGCGGGGCTGCTGGCCGAGCTGGGCGACACGGCGGTGTTCGTGCCGACCACGACCCGGACGCGCAAGCAGTACCAGCGGATCAATCTGCCGGGCCCGGAGCCGACGTACGCGATCTGCGCCAACGGCGGACACCTGCTGGTGGACGGGGCCACGGACCTCGACTGGCACACGCGGGTCACCGCCCGGCTCGCGGACGAGTGCGCGCCGCTCGCCGAGGTGCGGGACCACCTGGAGACCACGGCGCACCCGGCGTGGGTGCGCAAGCACCGTGTCGCGGAGGAGCTGTTCGTCTATCTCGTCGTCGAGCGTGAGCTGCTCCCCGAGGAGTGGGTGAAGGACCTCGCGGTCTGGGCCGAGAACCGCGGGTGGACCGTCTCGCTGCAGGGGCGCAAGCTCTACGCCGTGCCGAAGCCGCTCACCAAGTCGGCGGCGATGAGGGAGGTCGCTCGGCGGACGGGGGTCGAGTTGACCTTGGCCGCGGGGGACTCCCTGCTCGACGAGGATCTGTTGCTCGCGGCGGATCGGGCCTGGCGGCCCGGGCACGGGGAGCTGGCCGAGGCGGGGTTCTTGGGGCCGGGGGTGAGTGCGCTGCCCGAGCGGGGGGTGTTGGCCGGGGAGCGGATTCTTCGGGAGTTCTTGCGGGCCTGTCGGGAGCGGTGA
- a CDS encoding phosphoribosyltransferase produces the protein MNNAANDTTGARGGVWSGAWVRERLGVELVGNEELTGLLGLALRRNPKRAHLLVSNVLGKHVPQSPAVVHGHGFALGRRVRQLLGEDGARAAVVLGYAETATGLGHSVADGVGEAPYLHSTRRPVEGVAQAGGFEESHSHATSHLLLPEDPALLAGPGPLVLVDDEFSTGNTVLNTIRALHERYPRERYVVVALVDMRSAADQGRLAAFAREIGARVDLVTAAKGTVRLPEGVLEKGQALVAMYEGAAAASTDAGPAAGVGTGTGVATAGATAAGVTRVELGWPVGVPDGGRHGFTPAHRARLKSALPAMAARLAEALPPGARRVLVLGFEELMYAPLALARELEKSAAEGLEIRFSTTTRSPVLAVDDPGYAIRSRLVFPAHDDPADGPGERYAYNVAGGGFDAVVAVVDSVADTAALHADAGLLATLAAHVPGVLLAVVPSYVPPTVPAPPTPHFPERPAMLPEPLRGPDFSSYAADEVGWLLQDLSDVTLEAPTEEREEAIQSGGAHYAESLPVEYQPSEQYQALFHSALDTSAERIAVAVGVVTETVLAERSAPPVLVSLARAGTPVGVLMRRWARHRHDIEVPHYAVSIVRGRGIDANALRWLADRHDPADVVFVDGWTGKGAITRELAAAIEEFEASDVITGFDPEIAVLADPGSCVRTYGTREDFLIPSACLNSTVSGLISRTVLRADLVGPDDFHGAKFYRELAGVDVSVDFLDAITARFPEVEDAVDVRTKELLAADRTPTWEGWAAVERISEEYGIHDVNLVKPGVGETTRVLLRRVPWKILARAGAGADLDHVRLLADQRGVPVEEVAELPYTCVGLIHPKFTRGATGADGKAVAV, from the coding sequence ATGAACAACGCAGCGAACGACACGACCGGGGCCCGTGGCGGAGTCTGGTCCGGGGCCTGGGTCCGTGAACGGCTCGGCGTCGAACTGGTCGGAAACGAGGAGCTGACCGGGCTCCTGGGGCTCGCTTTGCGGCGCAATCCCAAGCGGGCGCATCTGCTGGTGTCGAACGTCCTCGGCAAGCATGTGCCGCAGTCCCCGGCCGTCGTCCACGGGCACGGGTTCGCGCTCGGCCGCCGGGTGCGGCAGCTGCTTGGGGAGGACGGGGCGCGGGCCGCGGTCGTCCTCGGGTACGCCGAGACCGCCACCGGGCTCGGGCACTCCGTCGCGGACGGGGTGGGCGAGGCGCCCTACCTCCACTCCACCCGGCGTCCCGTCGAGGGGGTCGCCCAGGCCGGGGGCTTCGAGGAGTCCCACTCCCACGCGACCTCGCACCTGCTGCTGCCGGAGGACCCCGCGCTGCTCGCGGGGCCGGGGCCGCTGGTGCTCGTCGACGACGAGTTCTCCACCGGGAACACGGTCCTCAACACCATCCGCGCGCTGCACGAGCGGTATCCGCGGGAGAGGTACGTCGTGGTGGCACTGGTCGACATGCGGTCGGCCGCCGACCAGGGGCGGCTGGCCGCGTTCGCCCGGGAGATCGGGGCGCGCGTCGACCTGGTGACCGCGGCGAAGGGGACCGTGCGGCTGCCGGAGGGGGTGCTGGAGAAGGGACAGGCGCTCGTGGCGATGTACGAAGGCGCGGCGGCCGCGAGCACGGATGCCGGTCCGGCTGCGGGCGTGGGCACGGGCACGGGCGTCGCCACGGCTGGGGCTACGGCGGCCGGGGTCACGCGGGTCGAGCTGGGCTGGCCCGTCGGCGTGCCCGACGGGGGGCGGCACGGCTTCACCCCTGCGCATCGGGCACGGCTGAAGAGCGCGTTGCCCGCGATGGCCGCGCGCCTCGCCGAGGCGCTGCCGCCGGGGGCCCGCCGGGTGCTCGTGCTCGGTTTCGAGGAGCTGATGTACGCCCCGCTGGCGCTCGCCCGGGAGCTGGAGAAGTCGGCCGCGGAAGGGCTGGAGATACGGTTCTCCACCACCACGCGGTCGCCCGTCCTCGCCGTCGACGACCCCGGCTACGCGATACGCAGCCGCCTTGTCTTCCCGGCCCACGACGACCCGGCGGACGGGCCGGGGGAGCGGTACGCCTACAACGTGGCCGGCGGCGGCTTCGACGCGGTGGTCGCGGTCGTCGACTCGGTCGCGGACACGGCCGCACTGCACGCCGACGCCGGCCTGCTGGCCACCCTCGCCGCCCACGTGCCCGGCGTACTCCTCGCCGTGGTCCCGTCGTACGTCCCGCCGACCGTGCCGGCGCCCCCGACCCCGCACTTCCCCGAAAGGCCAGCCATGCTCCCCGAGCCCCTCCGCGGCCCCGACTTCTCCTCCTACGCCGCCGACGAGGTGGGCTGGCTGCTGCAAGACCTCTCCGACGTGACGCTGGAGGCGCCCACCGAGGAGCGGGAGGAGGCCATCCAGAGCGGGGGCGCGCACTACGCCGAGTCCCTGCCGGTCGAGTACCAGCCGAGCGAGCAGTACCAGGCCCTCTTCCACAGCGCGCTCGACACGTCCGCCGAACGCATCGCCGTCGCCGTGGGCGTGGTCACCGAGACCGTGCTGGCCGAGCGGTCGGCGCCGCCCGTCCTGGTGTCGCTGGCCCGTGCCGGGACGCCCGTGGGCGTGCTGATGCGGCGATGGGCGCGGCACCGCCACGACATCGAGGTGCCGCACTACGCCGTGTCCATCGTGCGGGGCCGCGGTATCGACGCCAACGCGCTGCGCTGGCTCGCCGACCGTCACGACCCCGCCGACGTCGTGTTCGTCGACGGCTGGACCGGCAAGGGCGCGATCACCCGGGAACTCGCCGCCGCCATCGAGGAGTTCGAGGCGTCCGACGTCATCACCGGGTTCGACCCCGAGATCGCCGTCCTCGCCGACCCGGGCTCGTGCGTGCGGACCTACGGCACGCGGGAGGACTTCCTGATCCCCTCCGCCTGCCTCAACTCCACCGTCTCCGGGCTGATCTCACGGACCGTGCTGCGTGCGGACCTCGTCGGGCCCGACGACTTCCACGGTGCCAAGTTCTACCGGGAGCTGGCCGGCGTCGATGTGTCGGTGGACTTCCTGGACGCCATAACCGCCCGCTTCCCGGAGGTCGAGGACGCGGTCGACGTCCGGACCAAGGAACTGCTCGCCGCCGACCGCACTCCCACCTGGGAGGGCTGGGCCGCCGTCGAGCGGATCAGCGAGGAGTACGGGATCCACGACGTCAACCTGGTCAAGCCCGGTGTCGGCGAGACCACTCGGGTGCTGCTGCGCCGGGTACCGTGGAAGATCCTCGCGCGGGCCGGGGCGGGCGCGGACCTCGACCACGTACGTCTGCTCGCCGACCAGAGAGGGGTACCGGTGGAAGAGGTGGCCGAACTGCCGTACACATGCGTGGGGTTGATCCACCCGAAGTTCACGCGGGGCGCCACCGGCGCCGACGGCAAGGCGGTGGCGGTCTGA